GAATTTCCTCAATTAATTacagtattattatcattaaaccCAGATCCATTCATCTCCAGCTTAACGTGACTTGGTGAGAACACTCCTTAAATGGTGAGAATGAGTTGTGGTGGCAGAGATTCTAACGCAGCAAACATTTGCCCTTGTTCTCTGACTCCATAACCCTTGCCTTAGTAGTGCAGTTCTCTCTGGTCCATTTTGGCTATTAACATGAGAAAATGGTTTTATCAGGAACTGAGACAGATTTACGGAGCTGGCCTTGACCATTTCTTATGGATGGGAGCCCTTGTTTTGCAAAGCTCTGGATATGAATAATTGAGAATGGTCATGTTGCTCTCAACACAAACACGACACAAATTTAGCCACGTTTATGGTGGTTGAACCAGTGTCTTTCTAGAAAGAgcattaattttataaaataactgaTGCAAGTAGCAAAGTATaatacaagtaaaataaaaaatctagatTTAGAGTGCTGAAAAATTATTTCCATGGTCTTTTACATCAATGTAAAGTCAGACTTTGTTAAATAATATAGATGACATAGGTGATGATCTTTGACCTTTAGCATTATGCTTTGACCTTGCTTATTAGTATGACATTCAAGGTGAGAAGCAAAGAAACTGAttgataaaatgggattaaataaaggatatttgcattatttaacaTTGAATTATTTCAGActtgcatcatattctgagtttcCTTTATTCATTTTAAGGAATACTGATTCTGTTTTTGTGTGAGTGAGATGAGTAAGTGCACGTTCACATTTGGTCTAACTACAGTAAgcatcatgtttacattaatttatcTCAAAATGAAGAtaggagagctgtcagtcaataaatggggaaaaagTAACTTGCATCATCATTTGAAAAAGTAACATTTTCTtgtgaattaaaaagtaatgctttagttattattaaaaaataagtaatctgattatgcaTCTTGAGTTAATTGTAACGCTTTACCCCCAAGACTGGTGTTTTTTATTCATAACAATACAAATTCAATCAACGTGCTTGATGAAAGTGGTAAAGTACCTCTGGAATATTTTCTATTGCAATGTAATCTctgtaaaaacacattattttgatgaaataatcattattttgtgCTAAGTACATGAAGTTTTTCTCATTTGAGATTTAattattcatgctttttttttttaataatgaaaaaacataaaatcagCCATTGACTAGAAGTGTGCATTGCAAGAATTTAGACCATGTCACAAATTTTCATGctcaacagaaaaacaaagcaaaaaaacagCTAAAGTACATCATAGAGTCATATAAATCTCACAGACGTGTGTTTGGTTGaaagttaattaaatgtaattatctatgaagattcgggaggagcgcgtcagatacttagcctaatcatcacaggtggaccacaatcaagtaatcaatcccacagtataaatatcgctgacttacctctatccattgacggtttatcagcatccctcctccaccccatctcctcacttcaagttcactttacaatatacggggaagggggggtactctagcttcgggcaattcccgagctcggagcccttccccggacagcacgccaaatacgcataccatacctcagctaattatatgtaagcgtgaactagtgaaacaatGCAAAATATGGCAGCACACTTCCAAGCAAATACTGTAAAGaacactgtcacttttgacagGGGAATTATTCGTTTTTTACTGCCTCTTATAATTTGTAATGATATGGGATTTGTgcagttaaataaataagaaaagctGTGTTTTTAGTGTGGATCTGCTAAGCTACCCATGATTGAGAGGACATGGGGGTTCTCCACTCATGTGTGGTTGCCAAGTGTTCCTTATAATAATCCTCCCTTCCCACTAATCAAGACATTCATTTTATTACTATCAAGTACAAAACCGGCACATTAAACCCAAATACTCAAGATACGGCCAGTAGAGATAAAGTGACCTGTTAATTAAGTTATGCTCTAAATGGGTAAGAACATAAACGAATATTCTAGATTAAAAGGTATCTATTCTAGAATGTATCCAAGTACGTCAAAAATCTAACATATTTGaatatgtcattaaaaaaaaaagtaagttttttttacatgcatgttCACTTGAAATATCATCCTTTCTTTTTACTAAACCATTTTTAAATAGTAACattaattaccaaaaaaaaaaaaaaaagcttcagtcCGTAACTTTTTGCACGTTAGCGGTCAATAAACAGAACTGTGTGCGTCCTGCGGAAGAACACACAATTTTGAACacaagaaaaagttacagaacgCAGCTTTAATTACAGAATTTATGGAATGCAAATGAATAGACAACTTCATGTGACAATACAATATACTTAAAAAAGTGAATGCTCTGTGTTTTTGTCCCACATATGCATTTTATGGTTaaaaaacacagtttaatatTCTATTGACTGTCTCTGTGTCATGATGTCTATTACCACAGCCAATATTTTCTCTCACAACCGACTACAGTATAAATGTGGAATGGTATATGAACACAATTATATACTAGtgtttcatcaaaataaaagaaaaattatgcGGAAATATCTAGTATTTGTATGTTCACGACATAACCAAAAAAGGaatcatatttacaaaaaaaaagtgctcAGAACAATTTCTAACATGCATCAGAGTTATCCAACTATTACTGGGTAGCCGAAATGTCTTCTGAGTTTATTAGTCTGCTTTCACCTCAGGCAGACGAGATGCCTCCCGACTGATCTGTGCTCCTGTCAGTCGCTCTCCCATGTTCCCACAGTACAGAAGAGAACGCATGGGCCATTTCTGCGAAAGAAGACACACGTCCATCACTTTAATCTTTCTCCATGTATATACTAAATACACAAGATACTGAATCCATTAAAAAAACTAGAAAGAATGGTACAATAATGTAAATTTTATAAATCAATTTTTATGTTATCATATTGATCTAATATTAACAAGCATTCACCTTCACGGGATGCAGGTACTCTGCTCTTTGCAGGACGGTATGGTCACCCAACATCCCACCCTGGTCCAGGGTTTCGGTCAGGTGGGCGATATAGTTGGTGGCCAGTACCAGGACGTCCAGCTTGGAGAGTTTTGTGTCGGGAGGGACGGAGGGTAAAGCAGCCTGCAGGCTGTGGAAGGCTTGTCTAAGGTTCCGAACACGACTCCTCTCTCTCGCTGCATTCTCGGGAGAGTTTTGGGTCTTACATGCCCTGGATGGAGTTGACGGTCCAGACCTTACCTAAGAAGTCAGTCAAAAAGGAATGAGGGAATACTTCTTATGTCTTGTGAGTCTTTAAAGGTGGTTCCCAATTTATATAAGGTATCTTTAATTAGTTGTATCAAACTACTAGTACTTCCTTACACAAGAAAGTATTGTAGTATAAGGTAGCTGGGTTAAGTTCaagttcagggttagtacctagttattataaagttattgtaattgctaaaataagtacatagtatgtacacaaagaaaatgttaaataaatgctatCCAAAAAAGAATAATTGTTAGGTACGATGTGTTTATTGTGTTCATGTGTTTTTCATGtatgcaaaacacttttgctgctactgATACTGTTGAGTACGGGTAGTTTAGGGACAGGTTTAGCGTTAAGGGTAAGATTAAGGGTGGTTAtggggtcaacagtgtaattacagatgcatttactttaaatacagccgtaattatttgaatgtatttttaaaatataagtacaacctTTGTCTATACAATAAATGCATTGTACACTTTGAAAAATGTTCTATCAAagtaaataatttagtttttgttttgaattagTTTACTTAGTTAAACTTTATTTATGTTACTTGgagtttctttgtaatttttgtgtgaaattaagCTATTTCTAAGACAAAATTGCTTCTACACATTTTTTgtgtatcaaatgattaatttcaACATTAGGATCTAAATATAATCTAAAGTGAGTTTAAAAATCTGTTATGGACAGCTGATGAAAAGGCTTTAATTTGGCCTTTTTCATTGTAATACATACTTTtcattatatatgatataatcaGCAAAGAAgtgaaaagttaaaattaaatatttctgaattctataaaaaaacaaagattttttaaaattgtcATATAGTTTTAGAAGTCAAATTGGAACTAACTTGTGAAAAGCCATGATATTCACTTTTGATGCGCATGTTGATTCACAATAAAACCCAACTCATGATGTCTTATTTCTCTTCGTAATCACCGTTTTATCCACTTCGTCCACTTCTTCCTTCACTCACCCAGTTCTTTGGCTCTCGATGCGTTCCCTGTTTCATGCATGGTTGTGTCCATCTCTGTGTCCGCACACTCTTTCTTCCcatctctctcctctcctgtgCCACATCCTCTTCCAGCGCTCGCTCTGCCATGTGAACCACCGGCCAGACCACCGAAACAGTGTGTAAATGACAGCATTTGAGCGTTTCCTTCGAAATGCTTGAAGGGGTTCGGCCCTCTCCTCCACCCAAAGGCCCAATGTCCACCCCGCTCGGCTCCATCCCCTCCCTCTGCCTTATCTGGTGAGGTAATGTGGGGATCTTTAAGCGGTACGTTATCTCTCAAACTGCCTCCCACGGGTGCTCACTGCCAAGGGAGCGGACTCAGGAGAGTTGCATGGTGTCCCCAGACAGGTCGGCAACATCGGAGAGTCTTGGGAAAAACAGAGAGGCCTTTTGCAGCTGCAGACCCACACCAGACACAACCTTGACCCCTCGGCCCGCTGGGACGACGTGACCTAAACAATGCAAAGTTACTCTGGCGGCTGT
The Carassius auratus strain Wakin chromosome 31, ASM336829v1, whole genome shotgun sequence DNA segment above includes these coding regions:
- the LOC113051135 gene encoding transcription factor 24-like, translating into MEPSGVDIGPLGGGEGRTPSSISKETLKCCHLHTVSVVWPVVHMAERALEEDVAQERREMGRKSVRTQRWTQPCMKQGTHREPKNWVRSGPSTPSRACKTQNSPENAARERSRVRNLRQAFHSLQAALPSVPPDTKLSKLDVLVLATNYIAHLTETLDQGGMLGDHTVLQRAEYLHPVKKWPMRSLLYCGNMGERLTGAQISREASRLPEVKAD